The DNA region gaacCAGATTACGTTCcgaccacaagcgaaccgctccagattTTTTTTGGGACCGGTCCCGAGACCAAAATCCAATTACCAAATAATTAATTTgcgtaaaaagtaaaaaacaacaacaacaacaaaaaaaaaaacgcattactgattccaaatgaattcgcgtgttaatgctttaacattTACAGTCCTAACATTTATCTAACTATTATCCACTATAGTgatgaaaaaagtgataataaaaTATTGCCTAATATAATATGTACATTACAAACAGTGCTATAATGGTGATAAACAGCTATTTCTATGACTACTAATAGTAATTTATAAATTTTAATAGAGATGTATAtccaaatcaatcaatcaaccttttttaTAACTCTGATGTACATTAAGGGCAactctcattttcaatgtagccgagcatttacagataaagggattgacatgacatataaataattttctctatatttaattattttaaaataacagtaaaaaataaaaatagaataaaatagaaaaaaaaaataaaattaacgaTTATAATaaagtaggcctggacaataattcgatatcggtatttatcgcgataagaaatgtttcaataacggtgatatcacttttgtggtatatcgatatgtattatgtacagaatctgtcacggacaggcgttttttactggcgtcagctcgccgcagagccaaacacattcagcccccatagccAATAGTATAAAGCTGCAGACCcggagactgcagttttaggaccgctgcagattcaggaccgctgcagttctaggaccctaCTCTGCCGCCTAGCGACATAAGCGAAATGAATGACTTAAAGGCTTAtttcaatgtttatttcacccaaatatcaccaattcagctatttacactttataatgtttatttcacccaaatatcaccaattcagctatttacactttataatgtttaacgttgttttttttatccagggACTTGGATCGCAACGACttctgtaagagagagaaagaaagaagagatagagaaagagatacaaaAGGTGTTAGTAGTGTTAGGTGCTTGTAATTGATTTAGGCTACATATACACTCACATCCTGTGTAGATTACATTGATATCTAATTCAAAACATcggaatattttaatacatttaggctataaaACTTGATTCAAATTCCGAACTCACATTCCGACTGTACTCCATCGTGCACCAAACTGTGCCACACAATTCGACGACGACAACAGCTATGAGGAGAAAAGCCTTTAGCATACACCTGCACcccactcactccctctctcgctGGTCCCGCCTACTGTGTAATAATCACTCATGTCGCTAGGCGGCAGAGtagggtcctagaactgcagcggtcctgaatctgcagcggtcctaaaactgcagtctccgGGTCTGCAGCTTTACCCTACtccccatagctgtgctacctcagtgcgtgatgacgcaatcacacaggcacgtagccagataggctaggctaggctaggttaaaatggctaggctaggctaggctaggttaggttcaggtccgctccgctacgcatctaaaatgtctcgaaacggagccgggacgagcggatccaaggctagggtagactcggttcggtcagccgctgtttcgctggcccattcgcgcgtccgctcgctcatccgcggctccgctcgctcgtccgctcgctcatccgcggctccgctggcccagccgcgggtccgctcgctcatccgcgcctccgctcgctcatccgcggctccgctcgcccagccgcgggtccgctcgctcatccgcgcctccgctcgcccagccgcgggtccgctcgctcatccgcgcctccgctcgctcatccgcgcctccgctcgctcatccgcggctccgctcgcccagccgcgggtccgctcgcccagccgcgggtccgctcgcttgccgctttgctgcaaattgtgccggtgagtggagccgacaagcagcgtaacgttaatacatctattctgttccaccacctcaagcatcttcactacatacaatattttccttatactgactgaagcactttaatagattatgttgaaactaagttatttaaagtttatgaatcctttaggtttgtttatttgccgttgatatcatgttgaatacctcttgtattctggctgaagcactttaatagattatgttgtcactaagttatttatagttgaaaaatcctataggtttgtttatttgacgggaaaatcttgttgcttttatgtatataaaggcttcttgtattatatatcctagttaaaacacttttgttttaatctgttaatttgtttacaatgaataagaagctctgcctctgttgtcatttaaagttatttttatttgtaatagttatataggcttatgtttgacagggatgtcatgttattattttgctatatgcaaataaaattgagcattgatttattttgactacttttatttctaaagtattaaagtttttgtgaaaggaggtttcaaagacttaaaaaacattttcatacagtagtaggtacagatttccattagatagattgatacaaaaagtgcaaatacacagttaaataataatttaaattcgcagtgctgcagagattgcagggattctttttctgaggccttcaaagtatttatcgatatcgaaattatatcgtatcgaccgaaatttaaggaatatatcgtgatataaattttggccatatcgtccagcactataataaagtatggtttaattgataaaacaattaagatcaaaagaaaataagactaGTTCGACAAAAaggagttaaaattagctaaaactaacttttacataatacaataaaaatacaaataaataaataaataaactaaaaaaaaataaaaatcagcaacGTTACAGGAGTAAGATAAAATTGTCTTAACCTTTAAGGAAATACAATGTAAGTTTACTTCAGGTCATTGTAATTGGTCCATTATTCaatattaaagtaattaaattatgtagtaaaaaatgactaaaatttgACATTAACTGAGATTAGTTTTGATTGGATGGCAACGATATGAATCATGATACAGGGCTTATAATATATTGCAATTAATTCAAGAAGAAGTTTAGTTtttaatccaatcagaactgggGGATTTGAAGACTAGTAGGTCTAGTAGGCAGGGTTttaacaaaacactaaataaagcacttttgacaCCATCGATACAGTTTTACTaaacaaaatattgcgatatGACACAACATtgatacaatttttttatattttatttaatattgcatTTTTAGTACTAATAGTAAttgattattatttatgtatttgaatcAGTTTGaattatataaatacaattattaaagTCCATAAAGAACCATACCTGCATGACCTCACACACTGCCAGCAGGTCAGCGATGGTGATGTCATCTCCACAAAGGAAGGCCTGCCTTTTGAGGAACATCTCCTCCATCTTCCTCAGCGTCTGATCCAGTTCCTGCAGAGCTTGCTCCAGCTTCTTCTGCTCAGCAGGCTGACCGGTCATCATTGGCAGCAACACCTGACCAGGTAAAAACACACACCTTTACTTCACTTACACTGACCGCTAACAACCAGCCCTTCATCATCACCTACATGGGTGGAGTCTCACCCTATCCTCGACACTGATTGGTtggatacagaatcaccagcaccgtaatctgttgtacccgtactacTCTGTAATtaacctacagttacagtagatacagaatcaccagcactgtaatctgttgtacccgtactgctctgtaattaatctacagttacagtagatacagaatcaccagcactgtaatctgttgtacccatactacTCTGTAATtaacctacagttacagtagatacagaatcaccagcactgtaatctgttgtacccgtactacTCTGTAATtaacctacagttacagtagatacagaatcaccagcactgtaatctgttgtacccgtactgctctgtaattaatctacagttacagtagatacagaatcaccagcactgtaatctgttgtacccatactacTCTGTAATtaacctacagttacagtagatacagaatcaccagcactgtaatctgctgtacctgtactgctctgtaattaatctacagttacagtagatacagaatcaccagaactgtaatctgttgtacccgtactgctctgtaattaatctacagttacagtagatacagaatcaccagcactgtaatctgttgtatccatACTACTCTGTAATtaacctacagttacagtagatacagaatcaccagcactgtaatctgttgtacccgtactgctctgtaattaatctacagttacagtagatacagaatcaccagaactgtaatctgttgtacccgtactgctctgtaattaatctacagttacagtagatacagaatcaccagcactgtaatctgttgtacccatactacTCTGTAATtaacctacagttacagtagatacagaatcaccagaactgtaatctgttgtacccgtactgctctgtaattaacctacagttacagtagatacagaatcaccagaactgtaatctgttgtactcatactgctctgtaattaatctacagttacagtagatacagaatcacaaacactgtaatctgttgtacctgtactgctctgtaattaatctacagttacagtagatacagaatcaccagcgctGTAATCTGCTGTACCCGTACTGCTGCGTAACGCATCTACAAGCCAACTGAAGTCAGATTTCTGCAAAACacacctttttcttcttctattgtttaatggatgaTGACAGACGGCCATGTCTTGTTGTAATTGGTCCAAATTATGtctaaaccatctagaaaagtgttttcacagtGCAGacgaaccagaccatggttcagctgATCTATACAAAGACTAAatcttttggtcagaccaaattttGCAGCACATTCCACAACTTCTACTTTGATACAaatcaaaatgaacattttaaaaaaactgtttaaaagtgAAAGCTGACCTCGGTCATGAAGACCTTGACGACATTCAGGCGCGTGTTGGCGTGGTGCCAGGCTGTGTACTCGTCCACCCGGGCGCGGCGCTTAGGGTCGCGGGGGTACCAGTGCTCCGCAACATCGTACGTATTCGCCAGATACTTTAGTATAGCATCACTGAGGAACACAGAACCAGGGAATATCAGGATTTAACACGTAAATACAAGACCCACCCTAGTGGACAATACACCTGCAGAATGGACCTGGACTGGTGGAATGCATTTTTTACTGTAGAGCTGTAACAATTCaatatctggggttctgttaacttgtgctttctgaggctggtaactctgataaacttatcctgtacaacagaggtaacgctTGCTCTTTCTTCCCtagagcggtcctgatgagtgccagttctatcattatAACATGTTTGATGCAaaagcacttgaggatactttcagaaCCAAGTTTCTCAGTAGGACGTCTATGGAAaactatttcacacttctactcagagaaagaaaaaaaactcttgcatctggactgcaattgaaaaaaacagaagGATCAGGGAGGGGTTTTTTTTGTAAGGCTTTCTTGGTCGCGTAGCTTCTTAATTTCCACTCGCTATTGTGTTTATATGTGGATCTCCATgaaaacgtgcgcccaaagtgtaattatggtgcacggcagtggacaaatagctattttattaaacgataagagacgaaactcagaaattcccggaggaccatggagttccgcgaaaaacagtagataattcagcctgtaattttcttagagaaTGTCTGAGAagaacacatacatggttgttttggatggaaataaaatcacagaggacccctccataaaaaagaaaattaccccaggaccccctgagaaactaatcccatccggacagggctttagttgagtagttcttgccataatctggattagaacattactcaaatagagatattcactgtatacctgtaactcttcctcttcactactttacaactgatgctctcaagcactttattaagagacaagaaattcaagtcattaactcttgacgagtttcagcacagctgttaactgaaaacctgaattccaggtgacttcaCCTCAAagcatattctagtttgtttttattgcttgctaaataattccatgtttttcttcatagtttgaatgaatgACTTTAGTAATAATATACAatgcaaaacactgaatttaaggtgtgtccaacctGATACTGTATATTGGTAGTACTGGTTGAATGTGTGTGCACTGGTATAACTGTATTTACTTCTTCGCAGCACTGTGTACAAAGGTAAAACCTGTTGTTTACTTCCTTAAACTGCAGCCAATTTACTGTGTAAAGCCACACCCACCTCTCAGTCAGGACGAACTTGTCATGTTCCATCACTGGGACCCTCTGCATGGGGTTAAGGCGTGTAAAATCAGGACTCTTGTGCTCTCctgcacagataaaaaaacagataaacacaaataaatatcaCTTTATCAACTCATATACAATCTACAGCAGGGTCAAGATCAATATGCATTATAAAGCTGCTCTTTCCACAAGGAGGAGAAGCATGTCTGACACCAACCTTTACATGGAAGctgttaatgaaataaaaatctgtgttttgATACAGTGAGGCCTGatacactatttaaggtggaacggacagttCTTAAACACAACACCAAATGACACCAATtgttacatgtaaactaataaacaTTATCAACACAGTATTTCAAAACATAATATCACCATACGATAAGTTATCAACATCAAATCAGCTAATGGGATAAGGAAATACTGCATTTTTAAGGTGGAGTTAAGAATTCTTAAACACTAAATTAATCACTTCAGGGTAAAGATTAGTGTGCATTGCAAATCTGATGTATTTCCAGCATGTTTATATTGGAACtctccggtccaccttaaatagtgcggCGGATaccttttttaaggtggaatagaaagtTCTTAAACAACACtaaataaagtacatttacaTTGAAAtccctttttaaggtggaatgcaaagttcttaaacacaacactaactaAAGCATTTCAGAGTAAAGTTCTCTTATTTCCATGATTACATTGAAACTTCGAGTTCCACCTTACACAGTGCAGCagtcactatttaaggtggaatacaGAGTTCTtaaacaacactaaatgaaccacttcagGGTTAAGTTCAGTGTGCATTGCAATTCTGCTCTTATTTCCACCATTGTTTACATTGCAACtcgccgttccaccttaaacagtgcagcagttaccttttaaggtggaatagagagtTCTTTAATTAAAAATTTCAGGGTAAAGGTTAGTAGTGTGCATTGCAAATCTGATTTCCAGCATGTTTATATTGGAACgctcagttccaccttaaactgtGCCGTAGTtaccttttaaggtggaatagagagtTTTTAAACGCAACATTAAATAAACCACTTTAGGATAAAGATCAGCGTGCATTGCAAATACGCTCTTATTTCCAGCATGTTTATATTGGAACTCTACGTTCCACCTTAAGTAGTGCAGCagtcactatttaaggtggaacggagagttcCTAAACACAATACTAAATGAATCACTTTAGGGTAAATATCACTGTTTACATTGgaactctccgttccaccttaaacagtgcagtcacaatttaaggtggaactgggtGGAACAACACTAAATGAATCACTTCAGGGTAAATATCACTGTTTACATTGGAactctccattccaccttaaatagtgcagcagtcaCATTGTGGCGTTGCTGCACTcattaaggtggaacggaaagttatttcttaaataaagcagaaaatCTGCTTAAATGCAATGCACATGAACCTAAACGGATTAATATTGCATTTAATGACtagtatttattaaaataacactaaaacaaggtttaaaatgaacagaaaaataaacccACCTTTTCGTAAGGCCACTAGCTGCACGGTGTGCGGGATTTTATTGTGTTTCAGGAAGATATAAAGAGCTCTGCAGGGCTGAGACAGAAAATCCAGATACACCTTTACAGGTCCGCCAGCCATTGTTGCACACTTTTACAGAAATGCCCCAAAACACACAACACAGAAAATAGGCTGCGCACTTAAGCGTGGCGGGTGACGCGCTCTGAAGGCCCGCCCCTCCTGCACTGTGATTGGTCAGTTCGCATCAAGCAATCCGCTGATTGGCTGGTTGCAACCGAAACGGGCACCTGTCCTGAGTTTACTGGGTGAAAGGTGAATCTGGATTATTTTTGAAGGACAAgataatataaacactaaatgaaaatgttttccttttaatttagcAAGTCTTGTTGCTGGGTGGGGGTAACTAAAAGCTAAGTTAagtcaacaaaactgtaattcttaaaaaaaaaaaaacttttaaagttcAACAAGTGCTAGATGTTtgtttacacagatttctcacctgaaaactgtttatttgggtgcgtaaagcgcttccatttatttacagtaagcttagatttccagatttccactaattagcagccctcaaataatgcaatgaaaacaagttcatattcataaagagttttaagagttcagaaatcaatatttggtggaataaccatggtggtttttaatcacagtttttttttcatgcatcttggcatcatgttctcctcctccaccagtcttacacactgcttttggataactttattccactcttggtgtaaaaattcaagcagtttagcttggatgtttgatggcttgtgatcatccatcttcctcttgattgtatttcagaggtttttaaatcgataaaataaaaaataaaacaactacagagctgtatatatgtacagtatatacaaccAGATAAGTCACATATTCCTCTTCAGACTGGAGTCATTTCAGCATTTtattataatactttttttcttataaaaatcgaaaccacaaacaaaaacatgacaGTGGCATATTCTGATATTCTGCAATAGATGTACACCAAAGGTCAAGAGTTTTATAACACCCCCTGTGTATTTTTAACATATAAGCTCATCAGGTGCTGCGAATAACCTGAAATAGTACCAAATCCAGTAAACTTCAATGGTACAAAAGTTTGCAGTGAACTTTTAAGGACCCTTTAGAAGGGCTTTAAGGCCACAGCACATACACACTTTCAtcaaaataactagaaaaagatacagataaacacagagaactctgtaactattaaaagtagaagttcttttctttagagaaattaaagatgaagccagagagtggtgagtactgttttctaAACCtccaaaagactcttggaaactggagaaaactactacaggaagacgtctggctgacccacatggaaacagcagctttagcctttagctcagattaacatgattaaggactgagtctcagtttcagcagaagaAGAATGTCTGccaggtgaagaactgcagtaataaagtcaatgaaagataaagttaaataataaaagCAGCTTATTTGGGCCGTACAGCACTGCAGTcactggactactaaacaataggggtgttctaaaacatttgactGATAGTGTCTgtcaaataataacaataatagcaCCAGTATGAACAGTACAGGATGATTAATTACTGTTGAATTATTTGTATGACAAAAAAATGCATCTAAAATTTACCAAACCATGAAAAAAACAGTCCCTCATGATGTCATAATAGTAATATGAGGTCTATGTCAAAACACTGATATCAGTGGACTTTCTATTATTCTAACACTGCATTTGAATTAACTCTTGGAAATGATGTCTATATAAGCAAGAGCAGACTgtagttttatatatttctgtctACAATTGAACTATAACCTATAATAAGAATGTATATAAACTTTGTGAAACTGAGTGAAAGTGCAGATTGTAAATGTTTAATCCCAGATCAGTGTGTGGGTAGAACAGGAAATGTTTATTATAATGTGTTTGTTGACTTCCTGTTGTGCTTGTGTCCATTTCCTGTAAATTAACATACTTTACAAACCGCTCCGCCCAAACAAGACACttttacaaaattatttaattaataacatttaaaaaaaaaacataaaaagtggcTTCTAAGAGTTGCAGGACTCTTATTTTGTAAAGTGTTAATTGTAACAGTAACAGACA from Astyanax mexicanus isolate ESR-SI-001 chromosome 22, AstMex3_surface, whole genome shotgun sequence includes:
- the gstt2 gene encoding glutathione S-transferase theta-2; this encodes MAGGPVKVYLDFLSQPCRALYIFLKHNKIPHTVQLVALRKGEHKSPDFTRLNPMQRVPVMEHDKFVLTESDAILKYLANTYDVAEHWYPRDPKRRARVDEYTAWHHANTRLNVVKVFMTEVLLPMMTGQPAEQKKLEQALQELDQTLRKMEEMFLKRQAFLCGDDITIADLLAVCEVMQPLGAGRDVLKNHEQLQNWKSRVQSALGEPFNEAHSFLFKLGAKKPKL